A stretch of Prunus dulcis chromosome 6, ALMONDv2, whole genome shotgun sequence DNA encodes these proteins:
- the LOC117631528 gene encoding uncharacterized protein LOC117631528 isoform X2 — MGNKPVKQESEEIFLKVVPPLDRTYVRWLARDLERIHGFTPAKPRAVKPPDHYIEYMHLNGWLDVDLADPDLAHLFK, encoded by the coding sequence ATGGGAAACAAGCCTGTGAAGCAAGAAAGCGAAGAAATTTTCTTGAAAGTTGTTCCTCCGTTGGACCGTACATATGTTAGGTGGCTTGCTCGAGATCTTGAGAGGATTCACGGCTTTACACCAGCTAAACCTCGTGCTGTGAAGCCCCCAGATCATTATATTGAGTACATGCATCTGAATGGATGGTTGGATGTGGACTTGGCTGATCCTGATCTAGCCCATTTATTCAAGTAG